The Deltaproteobacteria bacterium RBG_16_64_85 genome contains the following window.
TCGGACGACCTCCTGGCCATGATCGCCCGCGCCTTCATCGGGGAAAAGGACGCGCTCTGCTGCCCCGTCCCGACGTACACGCTCTACGACACCCTCGTGCGGATCCAGGGGGGGAAGATTCTCGGCATCCCCTATCCGGACGATTATTCCCTCCCGCGGGGCATCTTCCGCGCCCGGGCGAACGTCGCGATGGTGGCCAGCCCCAACTCCCCCTCGGGGACCACGGTCCCGCTCTCGGTTCTCTCCCGCCTCGCCGACTGCGTCCCCGGCGTGCTCGTCGTCGACGAAGCATACGCCGACTTCGCGGAGGAAAACGCCCTCTCGCTGGCCCGGGAACGGGAGAACGTGATCGTGCTGCGGACCTTTTCCAAGTCGTTTTCCCTGGCCGGGATGCGGATCGGACTGGGGTTTGCGCACCCCCGGATCATCGAGGGGCTTTTCAAGGTGAAGGACTCCTACAACCTGAACCGCCTGAGCATCGCCGCCGGAGAGGCGGCGCTTTCGGACATCGCCTGGATGGAGCGGAATGCGGCGAGGGTCCGGAAGACCAGGGAGCGGCTGGTTGCCGGCCTGCCGGCGGTCGGATTCGCGCCGTTCCCCTCGCAATCCAACTTCGTGCTTGCCCGAAGGGAGGGGGGGAAACCCGCGGGGCCGGTCTACGAGGCGCTAAAGGAGCGGAAGATCCTGGTGCGCCATTTCGACACTCCGCGGCTGGCCGACTGCCTGCGCATCACGGTCGGCACCGATGGCGAGATCGATGCGCTGCTGACGGCGTTGGCGGGCGGCTCTACAGCGTCACAATCCAGTTGCCGCCCTCGCGGTTCCGCCATGCGGCGGTGACGGATCCATCGGGACGACGCAGGATCACCTGGAAGCAGTACTCGACGATACTCCCCTCGGGTCCATAGACGAACGTCTCGAACGTCCGGGGAAGCGGATGCCGGCCGAACGCGTTCAATCGCGCACGAAGGAACGCCTCCCGGTCTCCCGCAAAAAAGTAGTCCGATGCCTTCCCCTCCCCCGAGGCGAACTTCTTGACCTCCATCACGGACAGGTTCTGGGCGTTCCAGGTGGAATCCCCCCAGAAGAGGCGCGCGAAGACCACCTCGCCATCGTTATCCTGGAGGGTGAGCCGGGCACAATTGATCTTGTCGGCGACCAGCTTGCCCTTCTCTCCGGCGACGTGGTACAGGAAAAAGGGCATCGGCCGGCTCTTGAGCACCGACAGCGCTTCCGGAACTTCGACAACGGGGACGCTTTCGCCCATGGCGAATCTCGCGCGGCAAAGGTCCGGGGACGGTTTTTTCCGCATCGCCCCGAAGCCGTATCGAACGGGTCCCGTCCGCGGTTCTCCGCTCCGCAGCGGAAGCCGGAGCCGAAACATGCCGAGCCCTGCGGCGGGAGCCAGGTTTCCCCCTCCTTCTTCCTCGACCGGGGCCAGGTCCCCCGAGACGTCCTCCCCGGGCACCGCCACTTCGTAGACGGGGGAGAACCATTCGGCGCCCCCTCCGACGGTGGAGAAGAAATAGCGCAACCGGAGGCGGCGGCCCGTCGGCGGAGAAGGAAGGAAGAGGCGCGTTTCCCTTCTTCCCGGTTCCGCGGACGGGGGCATGACCAGGGAGGCCCGGGCGATTTCCCGGTCCGGGGCGCTTTCCAGGGCAGCGGTGTAGTGGAGCAGAACCAATTCGGGGCGGTCGGCTCCGTCGATGAACACGCGGCGCAGTGCAAGCATCCCCCATC
Protein-coding sequences here:
- a CDS encoding histidinol-phosphate transaminase, producing the protein MKGYQPGEQPQEGGFIKLNTNENPYPPSPRVRRAILSEAKDSLRLYPDPGATTLRRKAALVYGFDLSQVIAGNGSDDLLAMIARAFIGEKDALCCPVPTYTLYDTLVRIQGGKILGIPYPDDYSLPRGIFRARANVAMVASPNSPSGTTVPLSVLSRLADCVPGVLVVDEAYADFAEENALSLARERENVIVLRTFSKSFSLAGMRIGLGFAHPRIIEGLFKVKDSYNLNRLSIAAGEAALSDIAWMERNAARVRKTRERLVAGLPAVGFAPFPSQSNFVLARREGGKPAGPVYEALKERKILVRHFDTPRLADCLRITVGTDGEIDALLTALAGGSTASQSSCRPRGSAMRR